GAATCGCCGCAACTATAAATGCTCCGGACCTGACAGGTACCAGATTCATATTTATGCTTCTGTACAACAAACCCTGGCTGAAATAAAAAATTAAAACCGCCAGAATACTTCCAACTCCTATAACCTCAAATTTTATTCTCCATCTGTCAGAGGTGGATGTCACAGAAAAAGCGGCCTCAAGATGAATAAGAGCAATCACGCAATAAATCATGACCCCCATGTAAAACCAGTACCCCACTGTTCCGAGAAACAGCAGCTTTTCGGTTTGAAGGTCAGGGGAGTAGAAGAAATCATTGACAGGAAACAGAAGTGTGCATACAGGAAAAAACAGAGCCACTGCGGTCAGTGCCCACCAGGGAAAAGAGATGGATTTAACAGACCTCCAGCGGGAGTGGGAAAGGGTGAAGAGCATAAGGAAAACAGGCAGCATTGATTCAAAAAAAAGAGATATCCTTTTAAAGAAAAGAGGGCTATCCTGCAGATTCAGTGAAAGCTGATCTGCTATCTCAATCAATGCAAACAGGAATATAACAGATGAAAGGGCCACATCAGCCGCAGTCTTTCTCTTCAGGAACAGGTAGAGCGAGAGAGTTAAGAGAAGAACTGTGGCTATGGCTGATACAATGAGTTCAAACATTTTATTTCCGTCAGGATAGTCGACTGTCAGATTTGATAGATCAAAGCTTGTGAATAAAATACGGTCATTTGTTCAGGAACGATTCCCCGAACGCCTTCGGGGAATAACAGAAAAACGATTAACGTTGAAATCAGGCATTTAGCCCATTCCCGATACTGGCCTCCGGCACCATCTCTTTCAACAATCTCAAAGCACCCTCCATATCACTTCTTACAATATGCTCTTCCAATACCTTGATCCTCTGAAAAATACCATTGCACCCCTGACCATTTGGCTTAAGCATCGTTATCTTCTTATTGTCTGTTGGAATGATTCCCTCTCCCTCCCAGTAGAGTTCTTCATACAGTTTTTCTCCGGGGCGGAGTCCTGTAAATACAATGTCAATATCCTTCCCGGGCTGCAGACCTGAACGCCTGATCAAATCTCTGGCAAGATCAATGATCTTTACAGGCTTCCCCATATCCAACAAGAAAATCTCCCCTCCTTTACCCATGGCACCAGCGGTCATCACCAGTTGCACGGCTTCAGGTATGGCCATAAAATACCTTGTTATGTCGGGATGTGTTACTGTTATCGGCCCTCCTTCGGCTATCTGTTTCTTGAACAGGGGAATAGCACTGCCGTTACTGCCTATGACATTACCAAAACGGACTGCAATAAATTTTACCTTGTCACCATTTAATCCCTGGACTACCAGCTCGGATACACGCTTCGTGGCCCCCATCACATTTGCGGGATTCACTGCCTTATCAGTTGAAATGAAAACGAACTTGTTTACATTAGCCTTAACCGCCAACCTGGCAACGTTTAAGGTACCAAGTATGTTATTACGAACAGCCTCCAAAGGCTCACGTTCCATCATCGGCACATGCTTGTATGCCGCTGCATGATAAATCAGATCTACTTTATTAGCCCGCAATATTGCGCTTAGCTTTTCCGAGTCCAGGATATCGCCTATTACCGGTAATATCTGTTGGTCCGGAAACTTCTTTCTCAACTCTATCTCAAGATCATAAAGGCTATTCTCATGCCGCTCATAGAGTATCAGCATACGAGGTCTGAAATGAGCAACCTGTCTGCATAGTTCAGAGCCTATTGAGCCACCGGCACCAGTGACAAGTATGGATTTTTCTCCAATCTCTTCTTCCAGTAACTTGTAATCAGACTCCCGGCGGAATTTCAGAACATCCCTGCCCAGCAAATCATCATATGAAACATCCCTGAGCTTGTTCGTAGCGATATCGTCCTGGATCAGCTTTGCCAGACTTGGAAGAATCCTTGTTTCAACCCCGGCACTCCTGACAATCTCCGTAATCCGGACCAGGTTTTTATATCCGGATGAAGGAATGGCAATAATAACCTCATCAATCCCGAGTCTCTTAGCCAGGCCGGGAATATCTTCAACGCTTCCAAGAACCGGTATACCCTGAATATTTGTCCCCTTTTTATAGGGATTGTCATCAACAAAACCTAATACCTGAAGTCCCATCCCCGGATTGCTCCGGATCTCCTTGAGCATTAAAACCCCAGCCCTTCCAGCTCCGGCAATAAGCGCATATTTTCTGATCTTGGGCATTGCCCTCTGTTTAAACTCATAGCTGTAGCGGATTGTAAATCTGCTCCCACCCAAAAACATAAGATTAAATAGCGCCTCCAAAATAAAGACCGAACGAGGAAATTCATCGAGACCGTAAATAAATACCATGGTAATTACAAATAATACCGAACCAAGCAGGACTGCTTTAAGTGTGTCTACCAGGTCCGACATGCTTACAAACAGCCATGAACCAGTGTGTATCTTGTATACATAATAAGCTATCATCCGGCAACCCAGCAGAAGTGGCAAGGTCTCGTAAAACATCTGGAAATACTCGGGGGGCATGGTAAATTCAAACCGTAGATAAAAGGCGACAAGATACGATAGAACTGCAACCATCATCTGGAACAGCAGTATAAAAGAGGTCCTGTATTGCATCAGGAGCTTTTTTATAGTTCCGTTAAAAAGCATATAATTGTATAGAATCTTGGTCGTCATCTTTCTTATTGCTTGGTAGTTAATTGTCTCAATCTCTTCACTTTAAATCTGTTATTTATATGCAATATCCATGCTAAAAATTAAATAATATTAATTGTTGAGGCACAACTCCTTGTTTCCAAAAGATTTTTATTGATAAAAAAAAGAGAAGGGATACAAATACGCAGCATTAATTTAAACAACATGTATCCAAAAGTTACAACTTTCGATGATATTAGTGTTTCCCGGTATTAATAAAGGATATCACATGCTTGAAATAAATTGTATCTATCAGTTACATTTGTATCTAAAGAATACAGTTTCAGGAAAGTTGTCTGTTAAAGAGTCTTCCTCAGCTAATACTTTGAAGTTAACAATTCTTCATACACTCTGTTCATCTTTTCCCCAATTATTCCCCAATCATACTTTTCTATCATTAAATTCCTTCCGTTTTCACCCAGCTTCGCAGCAATTTCCGGATTTTTTAGAAGCTCTATGGTTTTCCCGGCAAAAAGTCCCGGCTCATCTGCTATTAAAAGATGTTTATTATCCTCGACCTCAATCCCTTCTGCACCCACTGATGTTGTGATCACAGGCTTGGCCAATGACAGGGCATTGAGAATCTTAAGTTTTGTCCCTCCGCCGCTTTTTATCGGGGCAATGTATACCGCTGTCTTACAAATATATGGCCTTACATCATCAACATAGCCAACAACTTCGATGTTCTTATTTGTTTTTGCCAAATGAAGTAGTTTTCTGGTAGGTGATTTACCGACAACTGTAAATTTTACCGCTGGGATTTCTTTCTGTATCAGGGGGAATATTTCTTCTATGAAAACGTCAACGGCCTCCCTATTGTATATGTTATCCATACCACCTACCCATATCATGCTGTTTGGAAGAAAAGGTGTGTCATCCGGAGCAAAATAACCTGTGTCCACACCATTTGGTATGACCACAAAGTTTGCAGAAGGGCTCATTGTCTTCAGCACCTTAAGGTCATCTTCTGATACCGCAGCACATATATTAAACCCTGCACATGCTTTTTTCTCAAAGCTCTTAAGTTTAATGTACTGCAAATACATGAATGCCTTAAAAAGCACGTTCCTACTGTTCCTTAACAAGCTGAGGATTCTCAGAGATTCAACGTTATGCTCTGTAAGGGTTGTTGGTATCCCATCAAACATGGATTGATACCTGGAAAGATGCAACATGTCAAAATGAACGATGTCGATTTTGTTTTCCTTCAATATTTCTCTTATTTTCTGCTTCATACTCTTCTGATAATACTTTTGGGCTATGTAGGGCAGAGGCGAAAAGAAATTAAGGAAAAGAGACAAATAAAACCTGACGCTTGAAACATCATCAGGAATGACAAATACGTCAGCCGTTTTGCACATCTTCCTAATTGGCTCAACATTTCTGAAATCTTCCTTGTTCTTTATAAATCCTATGAAATAGACATCATGATGCTGCGAAACATATTTCAACACATTGTAAGTTCTTATATAATGTCCGTGGTCAGGAGGGTAGGGATTTTCTGTTGACAGAAATAATATATTCATCTTATTCCTCAGCACTATATTTCAATTCAGACTTTTCTCAGATATCTGGACCAGAGTGCATAATATCTTTTATTGCCGAGAACTTTCTTAATACCGGCCTTGAAATAATGTTGTGCCCTGCATAGTGCAACATATCTTTGGTTCCTGCTTACAATAGCCTTGAAATCCTGAAAAGAAGTCTTTCTTGTCATAACAAAACGGTTTAATATTAAAAACCCACTTTCGAGCGAATCCAGTTTATTTAAACCCGGCACAGAAGTACACACCCCTTTATATCCAACCTCTTCTGCCATTGTCAAAACATCCCTTGAGAAAAATCCACCA
This window of the Nitrospirota bacterium genome carries:
- a CDS encoding nucleoside-diphosphate sugar epimerase/dehydratase — its product is MTTKILYNYMLFNGTIKKLLMQYRTSFILLFQMMVAVLSYLVAFYLRFEFTMPPEYFQMFYETLPLLLGCRMIAYYVYKIHTGSWLFVSMSDLVDTLKAVLLGSVLFVITMVFIYGLDEFPRSVFILEALFNLMFLGGSRFTIRYSYEFKQRAMPKIRKYALIAGAGRAGVLMLKEIRSNPGMGLQVLGFVDDNPYKKGTNIQGIPVLGSVEDIPGLAKRLGIDEVIIAIPSSGYKNLVRITEIVRSAGVETRILPSLAKLIQDDIATNKLRDVSYDDLLGRDVLKFRRESDYKLLEEEIGEKSILVTGAGGSIGSELCRQVAHFRPRMLILYERHENSLYDLEIELRKKFPDQQILPVIGDILDSEKLSAILRANKVDLIYHAAAYKHVPMMEREPLEAVRNNILGTLNVARLAVKANVNKFVFISTDKAVNPANVMGATKRVSELVVQGLNGDKVKFIAVRFGNVIGSNGSAIPLFKKQIAEGGPITVTHPDITRYFMAIPEAVQLVMTAGAMGKGGEIFLLDMGKPVKIIDLARDLIRRSGLQPGKDIDIVFTGLRPGEKLYEELYWEGEGIIPTDNKKITMLKPNGQGCNGIFQRIKVLEEHIVRSDMEGALRLLKEMVPEASIGNGLNA
- a CDS encoding glycosyltransferase family 4 protein, translated to MNILFLSTENPYPPDHGHYIRTYNVLKYVSQHHDVYFIGFIKNKEDFRNVEPIRKMCKTADVFVIPDDVSSVRFYLSLFLNFFSPLPYIAQKYYQKSMKQKIREILKENKIDIVHFDMLHLSRYQSMFDGIPTTLTEHNVESLRILSLLRNSRNVLFKAFMYLQYIKLKSFEKKACAGFNICAAVSEDDLKVLKTMSPSANFVVIPNGVDTGYFAPDDTPFLPNSMIWVGGMDNIYNREAVDVFIEEIFPLIQKEIPAVKFTVVGKSPTRKLLHLAKTNKNIEVVGYVDDVRPYICKTAVYIAPIKSGGGTKLKILNALSLAKPVITTSVGAEGIEVEDNKHLLIADEPGLFAGKTIELLKNPEIAAKLGENGRNLMIEKYDWGIIGEKMNRVYEELLTSKY